In Odontesthes bonariensis isolate fOdoBon6 chromosome 22, fOdoBon6.hap1, whole genome shotgun sequence, one genomic interval encodes:
- the phpt1 gene encoding 14 kDa phosphohistidine phosphatase — protein sequence MCTQTKAAALMANIPQADIDPSGVFKYVLIRVHSREEGDDSEVDIVRGFGWAEYHADIYEKVSEELEKGGHLDCECVGGGRIKHDPQAKKIHVYGYSMGFGRANHAVSTEKLKARYPDYEVTWDNEGY from the exons ATGTGCACACAGACGAAGGCTGCGGCTCTCATGGCCAACATACCCCAGGCAGACATTGACCCGTCCGGAGTGTTTAAATACGTCCTGATCAGAGTCCATAGCCGGGAAGAGGGAGACGACTCGGAGGTGGATATAGTCCGAGGGTTCGGCTGGGCTGAGTACCACG CTGACATCTATGAGAAGGTTTCAGAGGAGCTGGAGAAGGGCGGCCACTTGGACTGCGAGTGTGTTGGAGGAGGGAGGATCAAACACGATCCACAGGCCAAAAAGATCCACGTCTACGGGTACTCCATG GGATTTGGAAGAGCAAACCACGCCGTGAGCACCGAGAAGCTGAAGGCTCGGTACCCAGATTACGAGGTCACCTGGGACAATGAAGGCTACTGA